A single Anas acuta chromosome 19, bAnaAcu1.1, whole genome shotgun sequence DNA region contains:
- the CRK gene encoding adapter molecule crk isoform X1 produces MAGQFDAEDRASWYWGRLSRAEAVSLLQGQRHGTFLVRDSGTIPGDFVLSVSESSRVSHYIVNSLGPAGGRRAGGEGPGAPGLNPTRFRIGDQEFDSLPLLLEFYKIHYLDTTTLIEPIPPRPRQNSGVILRQEEAEYVRALFDFNGNDEEDLPFKKGDILKIRDKPEEQWWNAEDCDGKRGMIPVPYVEKYRPSSASVSTLIGGNQDSSHPQPLGGPEPGPYAQPSINTPLPNLQNGPIYARVIQKRVPNAYDKTALALEVGELVKVTKINVSGQWEGECNGKRGHFPFTHVRLLDQQNPDEDFS; encoded by the exons ATGGCCGGGCAGTTCGACGCCGAGGACCGGGCGAGTTGGTATTGGGGGCGGCTGAGCCGGGCCGAGGCGGTGTCGTTGCTTCAGGGGCAGCGCCACGGCACCTTCCTGGTGCGCGACTCCGGCACCATCCCGGGGGACTTCGTGCTGTCGGTGTCCGAGAGCTCCCGAGTCTCGCACTACATCGTCAACAGCCTGGGGCCGGCGGGAGGCCGGCGAGCCGGCGGCGAGGGCCCTGGGGCCCCGG GGTTGAATCCCACCAGATTTCGAATAGGTGACCAGGAGTTTGATTCTTTGCCACTTTTACTGGAATTCTACAAAATACACTATTTGGACACTACAACCTTGATAGAACCAATCCCCCCCCGACCCAGGCAGAATAGCGGCGTTATCCTCAGACAGGAGGAAGCTGAGTATGTGCGAGCTCTCTTTGACTTTAATGGAAATGATGAAGAAGATCTTCCATTTAAGAAAGGAGACATACTGAAAATCCGGGATAAACCTGAAGAGCAGTGGTGGAATGCAGAAGACTGCGACGGGAAGAGGGGAATGATACCTGTTCCTTACGTCGAGAAGTATAGACCTTCCTCTGCTTCAGTATCTACTCTGATTGGAGGTAACCAGGATAGTTCCCACCCACAACCACTGGGTGGGCCGGAGCCAGGGCCCTATGCCCAGCCCAGCATCAACACTCCGCTCCCTAACCTTCAGAATGGCCCTATTTATGCCCGGGTTATCCAGAAGCGAGTCCCTAATGCCTACGACAAGACAGCCTTGGCTTTGGAG GTCGGTGAGCTGGTAAAGGTCACAAAGATTAACGTGAGTGGTCAGTGGGAAGGAGAATGTAACGGCAAACGTGGTCACTTTCCATTCACGCATGTCCGCCTGCTGGATCAACAGAATCCCGATGAGGACTTCAGCTGA
- the YWHAE gene encoding 14-3-3 protein epsilon isoform X2, producing the protein MDDREDLVYQAKLAEQAERYDEMVESMKKVAGMDVELTVEERNLLSVAYKNVIGARRASWRIISSIEQKEENKGGEDKLKMIREYRQMVETELKLICCDILDVLDKHLIPAANTGESKVFYYKMKGDYHRYLAEFATGNDRKEAAENSLVAYKAASDIAMTELPPTHPIRLGLALNFSVFYYEILNSPDRACRLAKAAFDDAIAELDTLSEESYKDSTLIMQLLRDNLTLWTSDMQGDDS; encoded by the exons ATGGACGATCGGGAGGATCTCGTCTATCAGGCCAAGTTGGCCGAGCAGGCTGAGCGCTACGATG AAATGGTTGAATCAATGAAGAAAGTGGCTGGAATGGATGTGGAGTTGACAGTGGAAGAGAGAAACCTGCTTTCTGTTGCATATAAAAACGTGATTGGAGCCAGAAGAGCTTCCTGGAGAATAATCAGCAGCAttgaacagaaagaagaaaacaaaggtggagaagataaattaaaaatgattcgGGAATATCGGCAAATG gttgagACTGAACTGAAGTTAATCTGTTGTGACATTCTGGATGTACTGGACAAACACCTCATTCCAGCAGCTAACACTGGCGAGTCCAAGGTTTTCTATTACAAAAT GAAGGGGGACTACCATAGGTATCTGGCTGAGTTTGCCACAGGAAATGACaggaaggaggctgcagagaaTAGCTTGGTGGCTTACAAGGCTGCTAGCGATATTGCAATGACAGAACTCCCGCCAACACATCCTATTCGCTTAGGACTTGCCCTCAACTTCTCTGTATTCTACTATGAAATTCTTAATTCTCCTGATCGTGCCTGCAG GTTGGCGAAAGCAGCTTTTGATGATGCTATTGCAGAACTGGATACGCTGAGTGAAGAAAGCTATAAGGACTCTACACTTATCATGCAGTTGTTACGTGATAATCTGACACTATGGACTTCAGACATGCAGGGTGATG
- the CRK gene encoding adapter molecule crk isoform X2 encodes MAGQFDAEDRASWYWGRLSRAEAVSLLQGQRHGTFLVRDSGTIPGDFVLSVSESSRVSHYIVNSLGPAGGRRAGGEGPGAPGLNPTRFRIGDQEFDSLPLLLEFYKIHYLDTTTLIEPIPPRPRQNSGVILRQEEAEYVRALFDFNGNDEEDLPFKKGDILKIRDKPEEQWWNAEDCDGKRGMIPVPYVEKYRPSSASVSTLIGGR; translated from the exons ATGGCCGGGCAGTTCGACGCCGAGGACCGGGCGAGTTGGTATTGGGGGCGGCTGAGCCGGGCCGAGGCGGTGTCGTTGCTTCAGGGGCAGCGCCACGGCACCTTCCTGGTGCGCGACTCCGGCACCATCCCGGGGGACTTCGTGCTGTCGGTGTCCGAGAGCTCCCGAGTCTCGCACTACATCGTCAACAGCCTGGGGCCGGCGGGAGGCCGGCGAGCCGGCGGCGAGGGCCCTGGGGCCCCGG GGTTGAATCCCACCAGATTTCGAATAGGTGACCAGGAGTTTGATTCTTTGCCACTTTTACTGGAATTCTACAAAATACACTATTTGGACACTACAACCTTGATAGAACCAATCCCCCCCCGACCCAGGCAGAATAGCGGCGTTATCCTCAGACAGGAGGAAGCTGAGTATGTGCGAGCTCTCTTTGACTTTAATGGAAATGATGAAGAAGATCTTCCATTTAAGAAAGGAGACATACTGAAAATCCGGGATAAACCTGAAGAGCAGTGGTGGAATGCAGAAGACTGCGACGGGAAGAGGGGAATGATACCTGTTCCTTACGTCGAGAAGTATAGACCTTCCTCTGCTTCAGTATCTACTCTGATTGGAG GTCGGTGA
- the YWHAE gene encoding 14-3-3 protein epsilon isoform X1, with the protein MDDREDLVYQAKLAEQAERYDEMVESMKKVAGMDVELTVEERNLLSVAYKNVIGARRASWRIISSIEQKEENKGGEDKLKMIREYRQMVETELKLICCDILDVLDKHLIPAANTGESKVFYYKMKGDYHRYLAEFATGNDRKEAAENSLVAYKAASDIAMTELPPTHPIRLGLALNFSVFYYEILNSPDRACRLAKAAFDDAIAELDTLSEESYKDSTLIMQLLRDNLTLWTSDMQGDGEEQNKEALQDVEDENQ; encoded by the exons ATGGACGATCGGGAGGATCTCGTCTATCAGGCCAAGTTGGCCGAGCAGGCTGAGCGCTACGATG AAATGGTTGAATCAATGAAGAAAGTGGCTGGAATGGATGTGGAGTTGACAGTGGAAGAGAGAAACCTGCTTTCTGTTGCATATAAAAACGTGATTGGAGCCAGAAGAGCTTCCTGGAGAATAATCAGCAGCAttgaacagaaagaagaaaacaaaggtggagaagataaattaaaaatgattcgGGAATATCGGCAAATG gttgagACTGAACTGAAGTTAATCTGTTGTGACATTCTGGATGTACTGGACAAACACCTCATTCCAGCAGCTAACACTGGCGAGTCCAAGGTTTTCTATTACAAAAT GAAGGGGGACTACCATAGGTATCTGGCTGAGTTTGCCACAGGAAATGACaggaaggaggctgcagagaaTAGCTTGGTGGCTTACAAGGCTGCTAGCGATATTGCAATGACAGAACTCCCGCCAACACATCCTATTCGCTTAGGACTTGCCCTCAACTTCTCTGTATTCTACTATGAAATTCTTAATTCTCCTGATCGTGCCTGCAG GTTGGCGAAAGCAGCTTTTGATGATGCTATTGCAGAACTGGATACGCTGAGTGAAGAAAGCTATAAGGACTCTACACTTATCATGCAGTTGTTACGTGATAATCTGACACTATGGACTTCAGACATGCAGGGTGATG